In Plasmodium chabaudi chabaudi strain AS genome assembly, chromosome: 10, a single genomic region encodes these proteins:
- a CDS encoding fam-a protein — protein MNKGYIKVALALLNVAGYIQNIASANENVPSTNSSNEESKQLLSVGIEEIEQLLSTDSEEAEHLLCTDPEEIKQAEDVAAEALAHLQYHAKDTDDYYLYSEEDEGAIIYFKSFNGIDIGKLDLIIPNPDSYNDIINMLCDPNGGKNFDDSFIKGSIARIYNKKFGIIEQRHSTYFRSWHGYYHALAKKFELSEDQTALILVSSDIKVQDPKNTKNYINPIVESANSFKPEIDTEEDIRNGKLSKTYINLVGFLIEKELDYVKMTYIISVDANVHWIIPSAAIRRGIYNKILDIVKIRDLFEKE, from the exons atgaataaaggATATATTAAGGTTGCTTTAGCGCTTTTAAATGTCGCAGGATATATCCAAAATATAGCATCTGCAAACGAAAACGTCCCAAGCACCAATTc TTCAAATGAAGAAAGTAAACAACTATTATCTGTCGGCATTGAAGAAATTGAACAACTATTATCTACCGATTCTGAAGAAGCTGAACATCTATTATGTACCGACCCTGAAGAAATTAAACAAGCAGAAGATGTTGCGGCCGAAGCTTTAGCTCATCTACAATACCATGCCAAAGATACAGATGattactatttatattctgAGGAAGATGAAGGagcaattatatattttaaaagttttAACGGTATTGACATTGGAAAGCTTGATCTTATAATCCCCAACCCCGATAGT tataatgatataataaacatgTTATGTGATCCCAATGGCGGAAAGAACTTCGAtgattcatttattaaag gaaGCATTGCTCgaatatacaataaaaaattcggGATTATAGAACAACGTCATAGTACTTATTTTAGATCATGGCATGGATATTATCATGCATTAGCCAAAAAATTTGAA ttATCAGAAGACCAAACTGCATTAATTTTGGTTTCATCAGATATAAAAGTCCAGGATCCTAAAAAcactaaaaattatataaatcctATCGTAGAAAGTGCAAACTCATTCAAGCCTGAAATCGATACTGAAGAAGATATTCgaaatggaaaattatCCAAAACGTATATTAACTTAGTAGGATTTCTCATTGAAAAGGAACTTGACTACGTTAAAATGACATATATCATCTCT GTCGATGCAAATGTTCATTGGATTATCCCAAGTGCTGCAATTAGGAGGGGTATATACAACAAAATTTTAGATATCGTCAAAATAAGGGATCTTTTTGAAAAGGAATAA